One Primulina eburnea isolate SZY01 chromosome 4, ASM2296580v1, whole genome shotgun sequence genomic window, AATGGTTGGTGGTTCATTGAGTGACATGCCATTCATTCCAGATATGTCCTGTGAGGGAATACAATGCTTCGGGGGAGACTCAGTAAATTATGTGGGAAACCAAGGCCGACAACAGTACAATCCATACAGTTTTTCATATAACCCCGGCTGGAGGAATCATCCGAATTTTGGATGGAAGCAACCTGAAACTTCTGTTGAGCAACTACAGTTTAATCTGCCACAACATCCTACACAGCAAAGACCTCCTCAACAACCACCTAAACCGCCACAAGGTGCAGGACCTTCTATGCCACCTGGTTTCAAGCCACAGGATAGCAAGTCgaatcttgaggatatgcttgcCAAGTACATAGCTGGGAATGAGATGAGATGGCAAAACCATGATGCCATGATGCAAAGAGTGGAGACGCAACTAGGGCAGTTAGCGACACAAATGGCTACACGAGCTCCGGGTACACTACCTAGTGACACGGAAAAGAATCCAAAAGGTGTCAATGCTGTCACGGCGACGTCCCCCATAAAACAGGAAGTGATCGATGTTGAAGGAGATGAGAAAGAGAAGAAAATATCCAAGCAAGAGTCCAATGACACGAGGGAGAAAGGTAAGTCTCTAAACTCAAACTCCAATATTGATATTAAGTCACTCCCATTTCCCCAAAGAGCAAAGCAACTGCAACTGGATacccaattttcaaaatttcttgagattttcaaaaagcTGCACATAAATATCCCATTTGCAGAGGCTTTAGCTCAAATTCCCTCGTATGCAAAATTTCTTAAAGAAATTTTATCAAACAAGAGGAAATTGGTTGAATTTGAGACAGTTAAGCCTTTGGAGGAATGTTCtgcaattttacaaaataaactcCCTCCGaagcttaaggatccaggtagtTTCTCTATCCCTTGTACTATTGGAACTTCAAACTTCAGTAAAGCTTTGTGTGACTTATGTGCAAGCATTAACTTGATGCCATATTCATGTTTTGAGAAACTAAAAATAGGTGAAGTGAAGCCAACTACAATTTCCCTACAGTTAGCTGATAGATCGATTAAATATCTTAGGGGAGTTGTAGAGGATGTGTTAGTTAAGGTTGACAAGTTCATTTTTCCGGTCGATTTTGTTGTGTTGGATGTGGAAGAGGATCGTGAGATTCCTCTTATTTTAGGAAGACCATTTTTAGCCACTGGAAAGCCCTGATAGATGTACAAAAGGGTGAGTTGGTGCTGAGACTGAATGATGAGAGTGTGGTGTTTAATGTTTTTCAGTCCATCAAGTATCCTAATGATACATCTGATTGTTTTAGAATCGATGCTACTGACGAGCTTGTTGAGTGTGTTTTACAGGAATTGATAGGTGAAGATCCTTTGGAGATTTGTTTGACTGATTCATGCCCAGGAGAGTTGGAAAATGAGGATATTAAGGAATACATGCAGTATCTGGAAGCAGGCAGATCAATTTCAAAAACGGTAAATTCTAGTATTGGGGAGCTTGGGCATATCCCAAGACCTTTAAAGTCATCCATCGAAGAAGCCCCAATCCTAGAGATGAAACCTCTCCCTTCGCatttaaaatatctattttGCGTGATAGTGAAAAATTACCAATGATTGTTTCATCTACTTTGACAGGTACGGAAGAGGAAAAGTTGTTGCGTGTTTTGAGGGATAATATCAAAGCTATAGGATGGAGTATTGCAGACATAAAGGGGATCAGTTCATCcatgtgcatgcacaaaatcCTAATGGAGGTCGACCACAAGACATCTACTAAACCTCAAAGACGTCTGAACCCAGCCATGCAAGAGGTGGTCAAGAAGGAGGTGATAAAGCTACTGGACGCAGGTATTATTTACCCGATTTCTGATAGTAGGTGGGTTAGTCCAGTGCAAGTTGTTCCGAAAAAAGGTGGGATCACTGTTgtcaaaaatgaaaataatgaattaattcccactagaactgttacAGGGTGGCGTGTTTGCATCGATTATAGAAAACTTAATGAAGTCACCCGTAAAACCACTTTCCCCTCCCCTTTATTAATCAAATGTTGGAAAGGTTAGCTGGACACTCTTTTTACTGTTTCTTGGATGGTTATTCGGGTTATATGCAAATTCCTATTGACCCTAAAGATCAGGAGAAAACTACTTTTACATGTCCTTACGggacatttgcatataaacgaATGCCATTCGGTTTATGTAATGCACCCGCAACTTTCCAACGATGCATGATGGCAATTtttcatgatatgattgaagattttattgaaataTTCATGGACGATTTTTCTGTTTTTGGCCCGTCATTTGATTCCTGTTTGATGAACTTGTCTAAAGTCTTGGAGAGGTGTGAAGAGTCAAATTTGGTCTTAAACTGGGAAAAGTGTCATTTCATGGTGAGAGAGGGAATTGTGTTGGGGCacaaaatttcagaaaatgggATTGAAGTCGACAAAGATAAAATTGAAGTGATAGAGAAACTCCCAACCCCAACAAACATTAGAGGAGTGCGTAGTTTTCTAGGGCATGCAGGGTTTTATAgacgttttatcaaagatttttcttgcATTGCCATGCCACTGACCAATTTACTGATTAAGGACGTAAGCTTTGATTTTTCTGATGAGTGCATGCAGGCATTTCAGGTTTTGAAAAAGAAATTGATCACAGCACCTGTGATGATAGCACCTGACTGGGGGTTGCCATTTGAGATGATGTGTGACGCAAGCGACACAGCTCTAGGGGCAGTGTTGGGCCAAAAGAGGGATAAATGCATTCATGTCATCCACTATGCTAGTATGACACTGTCCGCTGCCCAACTAAACTATGCCACTACAGAGAAGGAGCTTCTTGCTGTGGTTTTTGCTCTGGATAAGTTTAGATCATATTTGATAGGGAGCAAAGTTGTAGTGCATACCGATCATTCAGCCCTGAAATATTTGATGGCTAAAAACGATGCAAAGCCAAGACTAATACGCTGGATTCTtcttttgcaggaatttgacgtgACGATTATCGataggaagggaacagagaatCAGGTTGCTGACCATCTCTCGCGTCTGGAGAATCCGAACACAAGTAATGAAATTATTCGGGATAATTTCCCGGACGAACAACTCTTTGAAATCGACAGCTTACCATGGTATGCCGACTTTGTTAATTATCTATCAAGTAAGTTCATTCCTCCCCATTTTACATATCAGCAAAAGAAAAAGTTTTTCTcagatttgaaatattatttgtggGAGGGCCCTTATTTGTTTAGAATATGTGCAGATGGCATAATTCGTAGATGCATTCCCCAAGAAGAGGTAAGTGAAATTTTGTTTCATTCTCATGCTGGTTCGGCTGGAGGCCACTTTGGGGCAACTAGAACTGCGTCCAAAGTCCTCCAGTcttgtttttattggcctacttTGTTGAAGGATGCGCATGAATATGTCACAAAATGTTCAAATTGTCAGCGAACAGGTAATATCTCTAGGAGACATGAATTACCTCTCAATAACATTCTTGTGTGTGAattatttgatgtgtggggtatcgatttcatgggtccgttcccggtttcttttgggaacaagtatattttggtggctgtagattatgtgtctaagtgggtggaGGCACTTGCATGCAAGACTAATGACTCTAAGGTGGTTGTtcaatttctaaagaaaaatattttttcacgttTCGGAACACCTAGAGCCATTATTAGCGATGGGGGTACTCATTTTTGCAATCGTCAATTCGACAGTCTGTTGGCAAAGTATGGGGTCCGACATAAGGTGGCTACaccttaccatcctcagactaGTGGCCAAGTCGAGGTATCAAATCGAGAGATTAAGCGCATTCTTGAGAAGACTGTCGGTGCTTCAAGGAAAGAATGGTCTAGCAAACTTGACGATGCACTTTGGGCTTATCGCACTGCTTTTAAAACCCCCATTGGCATGTCTCCTTTTAAATTGTTGTATGGGAAATCATGCCACCTCCCTCTTGAACTTGAGCACAAGGCTTATTGGGCtactaaatttttaaattttg contains:
- the LOC140830155 gene encoding uncharacterized protein translates to MEWLRDLPAGSITTWEGLVEFFMHRYFTPTKITQLRNEITSFRQRDGESLNSAWARFKKMLRMCPRHGFSIGQQIETFYYGVDPSVRSMLDAAANGSLYRKTPTAALEIISNMAESNVGWQDNRREKKVGFLEMDALTAITAKIDGLTHQMAKLQAQKSTPVKSVNQIQGSAKMVGGSLSDMPFIPDMSCEGIQCFGGDSVNYVGNQGRQQYNPYSFSYNPGWRNHPNFGWKQPETSVEQLQFNLPQHPTQQRPPQQPPKPPQGAGPSMPPGFKPQDSKSNLEDMLAKYIAGNEMRWQNHDAMMQRVETQLGQLATQMATRAPGTLPSDTEKNPKGVNAVTATSPIKQEVIDVEGDEKEKKISKQESNDTREKGKSLNSNSNIDIKSLPFPQRAKQLQLDTQFSKFLEIFKKLHINIPFAEALAQIPSYAKFLKEILSNKRKLVEFETVKPLEECSAILQNKLPPKLKDPGSFSIPCTIGTSNFSKALCDLCASINLMPYSCFEKLKIGEVKPTTISLQLADRSIKYLRGVVEDVLVKVDKFIFPVDFVVLDVEEDREIPLILGRPFLATGKP